The genomic stretch TGCTTCTTTCCTTATCTCCTTAAATATTTTCGCAGATACTATTAATATTTTCCTGACCCCATCCCGAAAGCTTTCGGGATGGGGTCCCTTGTATCCTCCACCTAGGGGGTAAGGATGTATCTTACCATTTCCACACACAAAAAAATTTTCACTTGACAGGCAAAAATAGATATGTTAGATTTACTTAACAAATAAAGACACCTTTAAATGATTTAAGGTTTTAATATGAAAAAAGATAAAAAATGCAGCCCGGATATGGAGGATTATCTGGAGGCTATACTTATTCTTAAAGAAAGACATAAGGTTGCGAGAGTTAGAGACATAAGCCGCCTGATGAATGTAAAACCGCCCAGTGTAGCCTCAGCTCTACAGACTCTTTCCAGAGATAATTTTGTGATTCATGAGGCATATGGCTATGTTGACCTTACTCCAGAAGGAGAAGAATTAGCTAAAAGAATACAAAAGCGGCATGAAATGCTGAGCAAATTCCTGAGAGAAATTCTGTGTATTAATCCAAAAATAGCGGCAGAAGATGCCTGCAGAATGGAGCATGCGATCAGTCAGGAAACATCAAAAAAGTTGACAAAGTTCTTAGAGTTTGTGCAAACCTGCCCGGATCATGATAGACCTGATTGGCTGAAGAGTTTTGATCATTATTTTAAGACTGGCAAGCGGCTAAAGTGTAAGATAAGAGAGCTTAAACAGAAAGATGAGACTAAGTAATTTATGAAAGGGGGAAAATATGGTTGATATGGTATTAAGCGAACTAAAACCAGGTCAAGGAGGCAAGATTACGAAGATCTCGGGCAAAGGTTCTGTTCGCAGGCGAATTTTGGATATGGGAGTTGTTAAGGGAGCGGACATAGAGATGGAGCGGGTTGCTCCATTAGGGGATCCGATTGAAGTAAAGATAAAAGGGTATCATCTCTCCCTGCGTAAAGAAGAAGCTTCGGATATACATGTGGAAATAAAAAAATGAAGGGGCA from bacterium encodes the following:
- a CDS encoding metal-dependent transcriptional regulator; translation: MKKDKKCSPDMEDYLEAILILKERHKVARVRDISRLMNVKPPSVASALQTLSRDNFVIHEAYGYVDLTPEGEELAKRIQKRHEMLSKFLREILCINPKIAAEDACRMEHAISQETSKKLTKFLEFVQTCPDHDRPDWLKSFDHYFKTGKRLKCKIRELKQKDETK
- a CDS encoding FeoA family protein; amino-acid sequence: MVLSELKPGQGGKITKISGKGSVRRRILDMGVVKGADIEMERVAPLGDPIEVKIKGYHLSLRKEEASDIHVEIKK